The following are encoded in a window of Candidatus Aminicenantes bacterium genomic DNA:
- a CDS encoding M20 family metallopeptidase, producing MKKNTLVAGLAVCFFFLPLFTADDFIFLFKERATALFPESVGLRRELHQIPELCFQEKKTAAFLAAYLKKLDLELTSAIAGSGIKAVLRGGRPGPVIGLRADMDALPIEETSGLPFASRQPGQMHACGHDVHMTNLLVCARLLSEIRARLAGTVVFIFQPCEEGAAKDEAGGAERLIAAGILENPRLDALLALHVLPGLAAGRVSLRPGPIMANVASVYIRIRGKASHGAFPHQGVDAIVVAAAAIGQFQTLISRSKDPGEKAVLSIGKINGGVRSNVIAETVDMEGTVRTFSAETENAIRAGMERILKGLEIAFGVTTRFDFEKASPAVVNDAKLYDRLLPVFERILGRNNVVLAEPLTVGEDFAAYGRLVPSLLFFLDSGNGSALHTPTFAVDEDVLKIAPALLAGLAYSYLESDTRP from the coding sequence CTGATGATTTTATCTTTCTTTTCAAGGAACGAGCAACCGCCCTGTTCCCCGAAAGCGTCGGGCTGCGCCGCGAGCTGCACCAGATCCCCGAACTGTGCTTTCAGGAAAAAAAGACGGCCGCTTTCTTGGCCGCTTACCTTAAAAAATTGGACCTGGAACTAACCAGCGCCATCGCTGGCAGCGGCATCAAGGCCGTCCTGCGCGGCGGCCGGCCGGGCCCGGTCATCGGCCTGCGCGCCGACATGGACGCCCTGCCCATTGAGGAGACGAGCGGCCTGCCGTTCGCCTCGCGCCAGCCGGGGCAGATGCACGCCTGCGGCCACGATGTGCACATGACCAACCTGCTGGTCTGCGCCCGGCTGCTGTCCGAAATCCGCGCCCGGCTGGCCGGCACGGTGGTGTTCATTTTCCAGCCCTGCGAGGAGGGGGCGGCCAAGGATGAAGCCGGAGGAGCCGAAAGGCTGATCGCTGCCGGCATCCTGGAAAACCCCCGCCTGGACGCCCTGCTGGCCCTGCACGTCCTGCCCGGCCTCGCGGCCGGCCGGGTGAGCCTGCGGCCGGGGCCGATCATGGCCAACGTGGCCTCGGTCTACATCCGCATCCGGGGCAAGGCCAGCCACGGCGCCTTCCCGCACCAGGGCGTCGACGCCATCGTCGTTGCCGCCGCGGCCATCGGCCAGTTCCAGACCCTGATCAGCCGCAGCAAGGACCCGGGCGAAAAGGCGGTGCTGTCCATCGGCAAGATCAACGGCGGCGTGCGCAGCAATGTCATCGCCGAGACGGTGGACATGGAGGGGACGGTGCGCACCTTTTCCGCCGAGACGGAAAATGCCATCCGCGCCGGCATGGAACGGATCCTCAAGGGGCTGGAGATTGCCTTCGGCGTCACCACCCGGTTCGATTTCGAGAAGGCCAGCCCGGCCGTGGTCAATGACGCCAAGCTCTATGACCGGCTGCTGCCCGTTTTCGAAAGGATCCTCGGCCGCAACAACGTCGTGCTCGCCGAACCGCTGACCGTCGGCGAGGATTTCGCCGCCTATGGCCGGCTGGTCCCGTCGCTGCTCTTCTTCCTGGACAGCGGCAACGGCAGCGCCCTGCACACGCCGACGTTTGCCGTCGACGAGGACGTGCTCAAGATTGCCCCGGCCCTGCTGGCCGGGTTAGCCTATTCCTATTTGGAGAGCGACACGCGACCATGA